Genomic segment of Bacteroidales bacterium:
AATCCTTGAAAAGGATTATAAAAAATTCGACGACCTGCTTAGTAAGATGGAAGGCAAGAAAGAACTGGGACTCAAGGTACTTGCACAGGAAGCTGCGATCTATGAAAGTATCATTGAAAAATATGATGAAATCAGGATACTGCGGGGAAAACTGATGAACCTGCCTCCGGACAAAACCCATTACCAGCGGATGAAAATCGGTGAAATGGTGGCCGAAGCGCTTAAAAATGAAACAGGCATTTATAAAAATACCACCCTCGATGTTCTAAACCCACTTGCAGACGACGTGAAGATAAACGACAACTATGGTGAGTTGATGATACTCAATGCCGCCTTCCTGATTAAAAACAGCGCTGAGCCCGCGTTTGATAAAGCGGTGAGCGATTTGGATGAAAAATATGGCAGCTTTATGACCTTCAAATACGTGGGGACATTGCCACCCTATAATTTTGTTAACCTTGTAATTAACACGAAAGGAATTTAACATGTTTTTAATCGACGATATATTGCTTGCACCTTTAAAAGGAGTCATTTTTATCGCAAAAAAAATCAATGAGGTGATCGAGAAAGAAACGTCAGACGAAGGCACTATCAAAGAAAGGTTGATGGCACTGCAGCTGAAATTTGAGATGGATGAAATTGACGAAGAAGAATACGACAAAAGAGAAGATGAATTATTGAAATTACTGGCAAATATCAGAGAAGAAAAACAAAATAAATAACGAAATAAAGAAAGGAGGGAAAAATGAATGCATTTACATGTCCGAAATGTGGAAAAGTAACAGGTGGAAACGAAAATTTTTGCATTGAATGTGGACAGCCACTCAATATTATATGCCCGGAATGTGGCGAAGGATGGCGATTTATGTTCGATTACAAATTTTGCCCCTTTTGCGGGCATAACATGAAGAAACCGGGTGAAAAGAAACCGTTACCGGGGAAAAAAGAAACCGTTACCGGGGAAAAAGATAAATAATAAGGAGGGAAAAATGAGTAAAATAATTGATGTAAAAAAAACAGTGGTTAAATTCCTGAAAGAGAACATTAACTGTTATGACGTAACGGTCATAAAAATTGAAAAAGTTAAAGAAATCTGGAGTGCCGTGGCAGAGGTATATGAAGACGATTCATTTTTAAAATCAATGAACCTGCCACCAAAACAGGTGCAGCTTTTTTATTCCGTTAAGATGGATGAAAAGCTTGAAATTACATCCTTCGAACGACTTAATTCCTTTGAAGGAATGGATAATACTGATCAGTAATATCACTTAATAAAGGAACCAGTTATCATGATCAATAAGCTGATATATGTTTATTGCATATCAAACAGTCCTCTTGGACTCGTCCATATCATGGAGTCCAAAGGCTTGAAATCTCTTATGTTTGATGATTTTTTCGTTATCGTTAAATATGTTTCCGAAAATGAATTCTCCAAAGAAAACTTCAAAAAGAATTTATCAGATTTTCAGTGGTTGGAATCCAACGCCCGGGAACATATCAGGGTAATCGACCTGATCATGGAATATTGTACCGTGATCCCGTTTAAATTTGGTACGATCTATCATTCAAAAGATAGTTTGAAAAAATTTATTGCGGATTATTCTGATTCATTGATCGAAAATTTCCATAATATCAAGGGAAAGGAAGAATGGTCTGTAAAAATTTATTGCGAAAGAAAAACGCTGAGCGAACAAATTGACGAATTGAGCGAGGAAGCAGCTGATCTGGAAAAACAGATCATGGCAAGTTCGCCCGGGAAAGCATTTCTTTTAAAAAGAAAAAAAGCAGACCTGATCGAAACTGAGATAGACCGGCTTTGTAAGAACTACGGACAGGAATATTATAATGAATTTAAAAAACTGAGCGAATCAACCAGCATCAACAACCTGCTCCCGAAAGAACTTACCGG
This window contains:
- a CDS encoding GvpL/GvpF family gas vesicle protein, which translates into the protein MINKLIYVYCISNSPLGLVHIMESKGLKSLMFDDFFVIVKYVSENEFSKENFKKNLSDFQWLESNAREHIRVIDLIMEYCTVIPFKFGTIYHSKDSLKKFIADYSDSLIENFHNIKGKEEWSVKIYCERKTLSEQIDELSEEAADLEKQIMASSPGKAFLLKRKKADLIETEIDRLCKNYGQEYYNEFKKLSESTSINNLLPKELTGREDAMILNATYLVSKNNLTDFKSIVDRLRKNDGNSGFIIEATGPWPPFSFISIKEKQ
- a CDS encoding gas vesicle protein, whose product is MSKIIDVKKTVVKFLKENINCYDVTVIKIEKVKEIWSAVAEVYEDDSFLKSMNLPPKQVQLFYSVKMDEKLEITSFERLNSFEGMDNTDQ
- a CDS encoding GvpL/GvpF family gas vesicle protein, producing the protein MNSELEIPKEGKYIYGIIRHAGPLDYGPIGIGKRADRVYGINFKDISAIVSNSPIIIYEARRVNMIAHEEVLEEVMKQFTVLPVRFSTISEHNDDAGILRILEKDYKKFDDLLSKMEGKKELGLKVLAQEAAIYESIIEKYDEIRILRGKLMNLPPDKTHYQRMKIGEMVAEALKNETGIYKNTTLDVLNPLADDVKINDNYGELMILNAAFLIKNSAEPAFDKAVSDLDEKYGSFMTFKYVGTLPPYNFVNLVINTKGI
- a CDS encoding gas vesicle protein GvpG; this encodes MFLIDDILLAPLKGVIFIAKKINEVIEKETSDEGTIKERLMALQLKFEMDEIDEEEYDKREDELLKLLANIREEKQNK